The window GGCCACGGACGGCCCCCCGCCCCCCGGGGTGGAGGGGTACGTGGGCGTGGGAAGCCCCAGGGAGAACCTGGGGATCGTGGCGGTGGCGGCGGGGTTCCTGGCCCTGGGGAACGGCGCAGGCCGCCCCCTTCCGGCCCAGGTGGAGGTGGGGGGGAAGACCTTCCGGGTAGAGGTCCCCCCCCGGGGCTACGCCCGCCTTCAGGGCCTCCCCAAAGCCTTCTCCGCCCGGCTCCTAGGGGAAGACGCCCTTCCCCTGGACGACGAGGCCGCCTTCGGCCTAAGGCGCCTCGGGGTGGACTACCCGAGGCTTCCCGCCCTGGAGAGGCTTTTCCGCCTCCTGGACGCCCTCCCTGGAAGCGAGGTCCGGGTGCGCCTCGCCGTCCCCCAAGGCGCCCCCGAAGGCCCCACCCTCTACCTCGCCCCCACGGGGGGAGCCCCCCTTCCCGTCCTCCTCACCGCCCCCCACCCCCTCCTGGAGGGGGTGGCCCTCCTTGGGGAGAGGCTCCCCCCGCCCCCGCCCCCCAAAGGCCCCTGGCGGCCCCTGGCCGAGGGGGAAGGAGGGGTGGGGCTCCTCTACGCCGCCGAGGGTGGCCTCTACCTTCCGCCTCTCGTGGCCATCCAGGACCGCCCCTTCTTCCCCCTCCTCGTCTACAACTTCCTCAAGCCCTACCGGGAGGCGCGCACCGGCCTCCTCGCCCCCGAGGAGACCCTCCTCCCCACCCCCGAGGCGGGCTTCCTCCCCCGGGAACGGGGGGGCGGGGGACGGCTTTTCGCCCTCCTCGCCGCCCTGGTCCTCCTCCTCGAGGCCTTGCGCTTCGGCAGGAGGGCATAATGGGGCCATGCGCTTCCGCCCCTTCACCGAGGAAGACCTGGACCGGCTCAACCGGCTAGCGGGAAAGAGGCCCGTAAGCCTCGGCGCCCTCCGCTTCTTCGCCCGCACGGGCCACTCCTTTCTCGCCGAGGAGGGGGAGGAGCCCATGGGCTTCGCCCTGGCCCAGGCGGTGTGGCAAGGGGAGGCCACCACGGTCCTCGTCACCCGGATTGAGGGGAGGAGCGTGGAGGCCCTAAGGGGCCTCCTCCGGGCGGTGGTGAAGAGCGCCTACGACGCCGGGGTCTACGAGGTGGCCCTCCACCTGGACCCGGAGCGCAAGGAGCTGGAGGAGGCCCTGAAGGCGGAGGGCTTCGCCCTCGGCCCCCTGGTCCTCGCGGTCCGGGTCCTGGGAAGCCGGGGAGCGCGGGGCGAGACCCGGGGCGTCCTAGAATAGGAGGGGTATGAACCGCGTGCTCATCGGTATCCGGGGGGAGCCCACCCCCGAGGGGATGGAGCGGATCCTAAAGGCCCTGAAGCGCCTGGAGGGGGTGGCCGAGGTCCAGGCCACGGGGCCCGCCCAGGTCCTCGTGGCCTACGACCCCCAAAGCCTCACCGTCATGGACCTGATCCGCACCATCCGGGAAGAGGGCTTCCTGGCGGGGATGCTCTAGGGGGCGAGCTTCACGGCGGTGCCGCTCGCCGTCACCATGAGCATGGAGTTCCCCGAACCCAGGACCTCGTAGTCCAGGTCCACGCCCACCACCGCGTCCGCCCCCAGGCGGCGGGCGGCCTCGGCCATCTCGGCGAGGGCGGTCTCCCGCGCCCGGCGGAGCTCCGCCTCGTACGCCCCGCTACGCCCTCCCACGATGTCCCGGATCTGGGCCAGGAGGTCCCTCAGGACGTTGGCCCCCACGATGGCCTCCCCGAAGACGATGCCCAGGTACCGCTCTATCCGCCTTCCCTCTATCTCGTGGGTCGTGGTGAGGATCATGCCCCCATAATAAGGGGGTGCTGCCCGAGCCGCTTCGGGGCTATTCCAGCTACCGGGAGTGGCTGGAGGCGGAGGAGGAGTTCAAGGGGCGGGTGGTCTTCGCCCGCCTCCTCCCCAAGGCCCCCCCGAGGCCCGCGCCCTACGAGGGGGCCTTCGCCGGGGTCCTCCGGGCCCTCGGCCTCACGCCCTACCTCCACCAGCAAAGGGCCCTAAAGCGGGTGGAGGCGGGGGCCAACGTGGTCCTCGCCTACCCCACCGCCGCCGGGAAAAGCCTGGTCTACCAGGCCCCGGTGCTCCAGGCCGCCCTCGAGGGGGCCACGAGCCTCCTCCTCTTCCCCACCAAGGCCCTGGCCCACGACCAGCTCCGCCGCCTCCGGGCCATGGCCCAGGTCCTGGGGGTGGAGGGCGTCTTCCCCTACGACGGGGACACCCCCTCCGCCACGCGGCGGCAGGCCCGGGAGCGGGGCCTCGTCCTCCTCTCCAACCCCGACATGCTCCACTACGGCCTCCTGCCCCGCCACCCGGACTGGGCCCCCTTCCTCGCCCGGCTCCGCTACGTGGTGCTGGACGAGCTCCACGCCTACCGGGGGGTGTTCGGCACCCACGTGGCCCTGATCCTGAGGCGCCTCCTCCGCCTGGCCCGGCACTACGGGGCCTCCCCCCAGGTCCTCGCCGCAAGCGCCACCATCGCCAACGCCCGGGAGCACGCGGAAGCCCTCACGGGCCTCCCCTTTGAGGAGCTCAAAGCCCAGGTGGCCCGGACGGAGCGGGAGCTCCTCGTCCTCCTCCCCAAGCCCTTGGACCGGAGGGGGGAGCGCAGGCGGAGCCCCCTCCTCGAGGCGGCCTACCTGGCCCGGCGCCTGGCGGAAGCGGGGCTCAAGGGGCTCGTCTTCGCCGGGGCCCGCAAGTCGGCGGAGCTCATCGCCCGCTACGCCGCCCACCCCCTGGTGCGGCCTTACCGGGCGGGGTACACGGCCCGGGAGCGCCGCCGCCTGGAGGCGGACCTCAAGGAGGGGCGGGTGCGGGTCCTGGTCTCCACCAGCGCCCTGGAGCTCGGGGTGGACATCGGGGAGCTGGACGCCGTGGTCCTGGTGGGCTACCCGGGCTCCACCGCCGCCTTCTGGCAGCGGGCGGGCCGGGCGGGCCGGGGGGAGCGGCGGGCCCTCTTGGTCTACATCCCCCGGGAGGACCCCATGGACGAGTACTTCCTCCACCGCCCCGCCCTCCTCCTGGAAAGCCCCCCCGAGGAGGCGGTGGCGGACCCGCAAAACCCCGTCCTCTGCCCCCTGCACCTCCACGCGGCGGCCCGGGAAAAGCCCCTGTTGGCGGAGGAGCTCCTCTGCCCCGAGGCCCGGGCCACCTTAAAGGAGCGGAACGGGCGGTTCTTCACCCCGAAGCGCAACCCCCACCGGGAGATCACCCTGAGGGGCCTCGGCGCCACCTTCACCCTGCGGGGCCCGGACGGGGAGGTGTTGGGCTACCTGGACGAGCGGCAGGCCTACTGGGAGGCCCACCCCGGGGCCATCTACCTGCACCAGGGGGAGAGCTACCTGGTGCGGAACGTGGACCTGGCCCGGCGCGAGGTCTGGCTCCTTCCCGCCCTGGAGGACTACTACACCGAGCCCCGGGCGGAGACGGACCTCGAGGTCCTCTCCGGGGAGGAGGTGGGCCCCGGGGTGTGGGTGGGCCGGGTGGTCCTGAGGGAAAGGGTGGTGGGGTACGTGAAGAAGCGCTTCTACACGGGGAGCGTCCTGGAGGAGGTGCCCCTGGAGATGCCGGAGGTCTCCTTTCCCACGGAGGCGCTCTGGTTCCACCCCCCCGAGGCCGTCCCCGCCTTCCAGATCCCCGGCGGGATCCACGCCCTGGAGCACGCCATGATCGGCCTCTTGCCCCTCTTCGTCCTGGCGGAGCGGCAGGACGTGGGCGGGATCTCCTACCCCTTCTACCCCAGGCCCCTTCCCTCCCCGGGCGGGCCCACGGTCTTCATCTACGACGGCTACCCCGGGGGGGTGGGGTACGCCCGCCGGGCGGCCCGGCGCTTCCCCGAGTGGCTCAAGGCCACCCTGGACCTCCTCCGCTCCTGCCCCTGCGAGGAGGGCTGCCCCCGGTGCGTCCTCTCCCCCAAGTGCGGCAACGGCAACCAGTACCTGGACAAAAAGGCGGCCCTGGCCCTCGCCTTGGCCTTGGCCCACCCCTTAGACTGAGAAGCATGAGCCCCGTGGAGGAAAGCCCGGAGGAGTTCCTGGCCCGCTTCGCCGCCCACCGGGTGGAGGTGAGGCTCTACCCCGAGCCCTGGGGGAGCCCCCTCCTCGAGGTCCAGACCCCGGCGGGGTTCGTCTACGCCATGGACCGGGGCGCGCCCCCGGCCCCGGTGGGGGAAGCGCGGGTCCTCTTCCACGGCCTCGCCAGAAAGGTCGCCCGGGCCCAGGGGAAGGAGGGCGTCTTCCGGGAGGGGGCGGCCTACCGCCTCGTGGGCACGGCGCGCCCTCTGGAAAAGGGGTTTTACCTCCTTTTGGCCCGGGGGCTTCCCGTGGTGGTCCACTGGGAAGGCCCCATGCCCGAGGAGGCCGAGGTCCTCCTCTGGCCCCCCCTGATGCTCTTCCGGGAGTGAGCGTGCGCTGCGCCTGCGGCCAGAAGAACCCCCCCGAGGCCCGGTACTGCCTGGCCTGCGGCCAGCTCCTCGGGGCGAAGCTTCCCCGGGAGACCCGGTTCGTGAGCGTGGTCTTCTTTGACCTGGCGAACTCCACCGAGGCCTTCCGCCAGGGGCTTTCCCCGGCCTACCGGCGCCTAAGGGAGGCCCTCGAGGAGGCCGCAGGCCGGGCCCGGGCCCGGGGGGGGTTCGTCCACCGCTTCCTGGGGGACGGGGTCCTGGTCTTCTTCGGGGCCCCGAGGAGCCAGGGCCTCGAGCCCTGGCGGGCCCTGGCCGCCGCCTGGGACATGGTCCGGCACTCCCCCTTCCCCGCCCGGGCCGGGGTGGCGAGCGGGGAGGCCCTCTGGGGGCCCTTGGGCAGCGGGTACGCCGGGGAGCCCACCCTCCTCGGCCCCCCGGTGAACCTGGCCGAGCGCCTCTCCAAGCTCGCCGCCCCCGGGGAGGTCCTCACCGAGGCCACCACCCTGCGCCTCGCCCCCGGGGCGGAGGGGGCGCTTCTGGGAAGCCGGGAGGTCAAGGGGATGGGCCAGGTGCCCGTCTACCGCCTGGTCCGGCTCGCCCTGGACCTCCCGCCCCACCGCAGGCCCCTCCTCCAGACCCTGGAGGCGCGCCTTCTTACGGAAAGGCGCCTGGTGGTCCACGGGCCCGCGGGAAGCGGGAAGAGCTTCCTCCTCGAGGTCTTCCGCGAGAGGCGGGCCCGGGGCCTTCCCTTCCCCACGGTGCGGCTTCAGCGCATGGGGCCCGAGATGCCCCTCCGGGCCACCCTCTACCGGGCGGTGACCGAGGCCTTCGGCGCCCCGGAGGCCCTCCTCCGGAACCTCCCCGGGGACCTGGCTGAGGCCCTGGCCTACAGCCTCGGCCTCGCCCCCAGGCCCCCGTGGGAGAAGCGCGCGCTGGACGAGGCCATCCTCGCCGCCTGGCGGGAGGCCCTAATGGGGCTAAAGACGCCCCTTCTCCTCCTTCTCCAGGACCTCCACTACCCGGACCGCACCCTGGAGCGCTTCCTGGAGCGGATGCCGGAAAACCTCCTGGTGCTCGCGGAAAGCCGCAGGCCCCTCTTCCCCGCCCGCCTCGGGCTGGAGGGCCTCGAGGCCCCGCCCCTCCTCGCCCTCCAGCCCGCCCTAGACGCCCTCCCCGTCCCCGAGCGCACCGCCCTCCTCGCCATGGGGGTCCTGGGGGAGGTGCCCCCCGAGGTGGTGGAGGCCATCGCCGGGCCCTTCTCCCGGGAACGGCTCGTGGCGGAGGAACTTCTGGTCCACGGGCGCGTCCCGCCCCCCCTCGCCGAGGCCGCGCGGCGCCTCGTCCCCGAGGAGGAGCGAACCCAGTGGCACCGGCTCGCCGCCAGGCTTCTCGCCGCCCAAGGGCGCCTGGAGGAGGCCGCCCACCACCTGGCCGAGGCGGGCGAGGCCCGGGAGGCCGCCCACCTCCTCCGCGTCCAGGCCCAGGCCCTGTGGCGGGAGGGCCACCCCGACCGGGCCCTCCCCCTCTACCAAAAGGCGGAGGGGCTCGCCCCGCCCGGCTGGCGGGCCTCCTTGGCCGCGGAGGCCCAGGACGCCCTCGCCTCCCTGGGCCGGGCGGAAGAAGCGGCCTCGGGGCCGAGGCGGGAGGATGCTGCGCTTGCCCGCTACCGCGAGCTCCGCGCCCGCCCCGAGGCGGGGGCCCTCCTCGCCCTCCTCCCCGCCCTCAAGCCTTACCCCCTGGAGCAGGCCGAGGCCCGGCTCCTCCTCGCGGGCCTCCTCTGGCGGGCCTTCCGGCCCCAGGAGGCCCTGGCGGTCCTCGCCGAGCCCCCCCACCCCGGGCTTCCCCCGGACCCCGTCCTGGAGCACCGGAGCCTCAAGGCGGGCCTCCTCATGGACCTGGGGCGGCACGCGGAGGCCGAGCCCCTCCTCGAGGGCCCCCTCCCCGAGGGCCTCGAGGCCCGGGCCCGCTTCGGCGCCGCCCGCCTCCGCCTCCTCCTGGAAACGGGGAGGCTGGCCCAGGCCCTGGAGGAGGGGGAAGGGCTTTACGCCAAGACCCCCCACCCCTGGATGGCCGCCGCCCTCCTCGGCGCCTGGACCCTAAAGGACCGCTTCCCCGAGGCCCTCTTCCGGGAGGCCCTGGCCCACCCGGACGGCCGGGGCCTCGCCCTCCTGGCCCTGGCCCACCGCCGCTGGCGGCGGGGGGAGGACCCGGTGCCCCTCTTCAAGGAGGTCCTTAAGGAGGCCCGGCGCCTGCCCAATCCTTACCTCCACCACCTCGCCCTCTCCTCCCTGGCCCTCTACCTCTGGCCCAAAGCGCCGCGGAAGGTCCAGGCCCTCTCCCAGCACCTCCTCTACCACACCCACAAAACGGGCTTCCTCGTCCACCTGGAGGTGGCCCGCCTCCTCCGGGCCCAGCTCCTCCTGGAGACGGGGGAGCGGGTGGACCACCTTTTGGGCTTCGCCCCCTCCCTCCCCCTCACCCGCGCCTGGAAGGCCGCCCTCCAGGGCCAGGAAGCCGCCGAGGACCTGGAGGGGTACGGTATCCTGGGGAGGTGGGTCAGGAGGCTTTGGCGTAGGGGGGCGGCATGGACGCGGGCCAGGCGGTGGAGCTGATCAAGTCCCGCCTCTCCTTGCGGGAGGTGGTCTCCCGCTACGTGGCCCTGAAGCCGGCGGGCCGCGGCCGCTGGAAGGGCCTCTGCCCCTTCCACCAGGAGAAGACCCCCTCTTTCTACGTGGACGAGGAGAAGGGCCTCTTCTACTGCTTCGGGTGCAAGGCCGGGGGCGACCTCTTCGCCTTCGTCCAAAGGGCGGAGGGGCTGGACTTCCCCGAGGCCCTGGAAAGGCTCGCGGAGGAGGCGGGGGTGGAGCTTCCCCGGCGGAAGGCCCCGGAAAGGCGCCGGGAGCTCCTCGAGGTCCTGGCCCTGGCCCAGACCTACTTCCTGGAGCACCTCCACGCCCACCCCGAGGCCCTGGCCTACCTGAGGAAGCGGGGCCTCACGGAGGAGAGCGTGGCCCGCTTCGGCCTGGGCTACGCCCCGCCCAAGGGGGACGGGCTCGTGGCCTTCCTCGCCCGGCACGGGGTGGCCCCGGAGGAGGGCGTGCGGGCCGGGGTGCTGGCGGAGCGGCAGGGGCGCTTCGTGGACCGCCTCCGCCACCGCATCACCTTCCCCATCAAGGACGCCTTCGGGCGCGTCGTGGCCTTCACCGGGAGGGCCCTGGGGGAGGACGGGCCCAAGTACCTGAACACCCCCGAAACCCCCCTTTTCCGCAAGCAGGAGGTCCTCTTCGCCTACCCCGAGGCCCGGCCCGCCTTGAGGGAGGGCCGGGCCATCGTGGTGGAGGGGCTCTTTGACGCCATCGCCCTCCACCAGCTGGGCTTCCCGGAGACGGTGGCCGTGCTGGGCTCGGGCCTCTCCGAGGGACAGGCCCTCCTCCTCAAGAAGGCGGGGGTCCTGGAGGTCTACCTGGCCTTTGACGCCGACGAGGCCGGGCAGAAGGCCACCTTGCAGAGCCTGAACCTGGAGCTCGCCCCCAGGTTCCTCTTCTACGCCGTCCGCCTCCCCGCCAAGGACCCGGGGGAGCTCCTCCTCCACCCCGAGGGAAGGGCCCTCTTCCAGAAGGCCCTGGAGGAGGCCCTCCCCGAGGTGGCCTTCCGCTTTGAGGAGGCGAGCCGGGGGCTGGACCTCTCCCGGCCCGAGCACAAGCGGAAGGTCCTCGAGGCCCTCACCCCGAGGATGCTCACCCCGGAGCCCTTTGATCCCGTGGCCGAGCGGCTCAAGGCCCTGGTGGTGGAGCGCCTGGGCCTTTCCCCCAAGAGCCTCGAGGACTACCTGG of the Thermus thermophilus HB8 genome contains:
- a CDS encoding vWA domain-containing protein; the encoded protein is MLWLLLPVLLLVYLLYRRRAPRARPWAGVWLWKRGRARRFRPRLDLRLLLLLLGAALMVLALEDPPLAPSPLVLVVDASASMAAREGKGTRLDLAKERVLPLLERSPEAVLVRAGERPEAFGPAPGIALKERLLALEAKDRKGDLEAAIALGRRLLKAPVVVATDGPPPPGVEGYVGVGSPRENLGIVAVAAGFLALGNGAGRPLPAQVEVGGKTFRVEVPPRGYARLQGLPKAFSARLLGEDALPLDDEAAFGLRRLGVDYPRLPALERLFRLLDALPGSEVRVRLAVPQGAPEGPTLYLAPTGGAPLPVLLTAPHPLLEGVALLGERLPPPPPPKGPWRPLAEGEGGVGLLYAAEGGLYLPPLVAIQDRPFFPLLVYNFLKPYREARTGLLAPEETLLPTPEAGFLPRERGGGGRLFALLAALVLLLEALRFGRRA
- a CDS encoding DUF1999 family protein; amino-acid sequence: MRFRPFTEEDLDRLNRLAGKRPVSLGALRFFARTGHSFLAEEGEEPMGFALAQAVWQGEATTVLVTRIEGRSVEALRGLLRAVVKSAYDAGVYEVALHLDPERKELEEALKAEGFALGPLVLAVRVLGSRGARGETRGVLE
- a CDS encoding heavy-metal-associated domain-containing protein encodes the protein MNRVLIGIRGEPTPEGMERILKALKRLEGVAEVQATGPAQVLVAYDPQSLTVMDLIRTIREEGFLAGML
- a CDS encoding heavy metal-binding domain-containing protein, whose amino-acid sequence is MILTTTHEIEGRRIERYLGIVFGEAIVGANVLRDLLAQIRDIVGGRSGAYEAELRRARETALAEMAEAARRLGADAVVGVDLDYEVLGSGNSMLMVTASGTAVKLAP
- a CDS encoding DEAD/DEAH box helicase gives rise to the protein MLPEPLRGYSSYREWLEAEEEFKGRVVFARLLPKAPPRPAPYEGAFAGVLRALGLTPYLHQQRALKRVEAGANVVLAYPTAAGKSLVYQAPVLQAALEGATSLLLFPTKALAHDQLRRLRAMAQVLGVEGVFPYDGDTPSATRRQARERGLVLLSNPDMLHYGLLPRHPDWAPFLARLRYVVLDELHAYRGVFGTHVALILRRLLRLARHYGASPQVLAASATIANAREHAEALTGLPFEELKAQVARTERELLVLLPKPLDRRGERRRSPLLEAAYLARRLAEAGLKGLVFAGARKSAELIARYAAHPLVRPYRAGYTARERRRLEADLKEGRVRVLVSTSALELGVDIGELDAVVLVGYPGSTAAFWQRAGRAGRGERRALLVYIPREDPMDEYFLHRPALLLESPPEEAVADPQNPVLCPLHLHAAAREKPLLAEELLCPEARATLKERNGRFFTPKRNPHREITLRGLGATFTLRGPDGEVLGYLDERQAYWEAHPGAIYLHQGESYLVRNVDLARREVWLLPALEDYYTEPRAETDLEVLSGEEVGPGVWVGRVVLRERVVGYVKKRFYTGSVLEEVPLEMPEVSFPTEALWFHPPEAVPAFQIPGGIHALEHAMIGLLPLFVLAERQDVGGISYPFYPRPLPSPGGPTVFIYDGYPGGVGYARRAARRFPEWLKATLDLLRSCPCEEGCPRCVLSPKCGNGNQYLDKKAALALALALAHPLD
- a CDS encoding AAA family ATPase codes for the protein MSVRCACGQKNPPEARYCLACGQLLGAKLPRETRFVSVVFFDLANSTEAFRQGLSPAYRRLREALEEAAGRARARGGFVHRFLGDGVLVFFGAPRSQGLEPWRALAAAWDMVRHSPFPARAGVASGEALWGPLGSGYAGEPTLLGPPVNLAERLSKLAAPGEVLTEATTLRLAPGAEGALLGSREVKGMGQVPVYRLVRLALDLPPHRRPLLQTLEARLLTERRLVVHGPAGSGKSFLLEVFRERRARGLPFPTVRLQRMGPEMPLRATLYRAVTEAFGAPEALLRNLPGDLAEALAYSLGLAPRPPWEKRALDEAILAAWREALMGLKTPLLLLLQDLHYPDRTLERFLERMPENLLVLAESRRPLFPARLGLEGLEAPPLLALQPALDALPVPERTALLAMGVLGEVPPEVVEAIAGPFSRERLVAEELLVHGRVPPPLAEAARRLVPEEERTQWHRLAARLLAAQGRLEEAAHHLAEAGEAREAAHLLRVQAQALWREGHPDRALPLYQKAEGLAPPGWRASLAAEAQDALASLGRAEEAASGPRREDAALARYRELRARPEAGALLALLPALKPYPLEQAEARLLLAGLLWRAFRPQEALAVLAEPPHPGLPPDPVLEHRSLKAGLLMDLGRHAEAEPLLEGPLPEGLEARARFGAARLRLLLETGRLAQALEEGEGLYAKTPHPWMAAALLGAWTLKDRFPEALFREALAHPDGRGLALLALAHRRWRRGEDPVPLFKEVLKEARRLPNPYLHHLALSSLALYLWPKAPRKVQALSQHLLYHTHKTGFLVHLEVARLLRAQLLLETGERVDHLLGFAPSLPLTRAWKAALQGQEAAEDLEGYGILGRWVRRLWRRGAAWTRARRWS
- the dnaG gene encoding DNA primase, with protein sequence MDAGQAVELIKSRLSLREVVSRYVALKPAGRGRWKGLCPFHQEKTPSFYVDEEKGLFYCFGCKAGGDLFAFVQRAEGLDFPEALERLAEEAGVELPRRKAPERRRELLEVLALAQTYFLEHLHAHPEALAYLRKRGLTEESVARFGLGYAPPKGDGLVAFLARHGVAPEEGVRAGVLAERQGRFVDRLRHRITFPIKDAFGRVVAFTGRALGEDGPKYLNTPETPLFRKQEVLFAYPEARPALREGRAIVVEGLFDAIALHQLGFPETVAVLGSGLSEGQALLLKKAGVLEVYLAFDADEAGQKATLQSLNLELAPRFLFYAVRLPAKDPGELLLHPEGRALFQKALEEALPEVAFRFEEASRGLDLSRPEHKRKVLEALTPRMLTPEPFDPVAERLKALVVERLGLSPKSLEDYLASLRTRGRPAPPPPPPPPIPGNKTLLLELDAIALLLSAPEERFLELVDYVETQVWPPEGSFLGEFLALARKEPRRDHLRRTLSQREEGGRLFERLLLAPRGEDPRLQEKLDHTLARLREAYLQERLAKVKAALAQNPDPPTLERLLKEYQEIRVAIEAERRLYKRRPPPSGWST